The following are encoded together in the Cerasicoccus sp. TK19100 genome:
- the kdsB gene encoding 3-deoxy-manno-octulosonate cytidylyltransferase: MPKESISVVIPARLESSRLPGKVLLELGGKPMLQCVWERAMAMKTPNEVVIATDSEVVLTLAQEWGATVKMTPKECPNGTARAACLLDELAGDFIINLQGDEPFMEPELLDALVETRRNAGGDVVTAVRPITDEAELFNPNVVKVARGREARALLFSRTTIPFVRDVPQSEWLSARKFWAHIGVYGYTRKALEQYSSLETGDLETSEKLEQLRFLEHGFAITVVETEYRSIGVDTMEDLERARKMFGQ; encoded by the coding sequence ATGCCAAAAGAAAGCATCAGCGTCGTTATTCCGGCCCGATTGGAGTCCAGTCGCCTGCCGGGCAAGGTTTTGCTCGAACTGGGGGGTAAACCCATGTTGCAGTGTGTTTGGGAGCGGGCCATGGCCATGAAAACGCCCAACGAGGTCGTCATTGCGACGGATTCCGAGGTCGTGCTCACCCTCGCGCAGGAGTGGGGAGCCACCGTGAAAATGACCCCCAAAGAATGCCCCAATGGCACCGCCCGCGCGGCTTGCCTGTTGGACGAACTTGCTGGTGACTTTATCATCAACCTACAGGGCGATGAGCCTTTCATGGAGCCCGAACTGCTGGATGCGCTCGTCGAAACTCGTCGCAATGCCGGTGGCGATGTTGTCACCGCCGTGCGACCGATCACCGATGAGGCTGAGCTGTTCAATCCCAACGTGGTCAAGGTTGCTCGTGGTCGTGAAGCGCGGGCGCTGCTTTTTTCACGCACGACGATTCCCTTTGTGCGCGACGTCCCGCAAAGCGAGTGGCTGTCAGCGCGGAAATTCTGGGCGCATATCGGCGTTTATGGTTACACCCGCAAGGCGCTGGAGCAGTATTCATCGCTCGAAACCGGCGACTTGGAAACCTCCGAAAAGCTGGAACAGTTGCGCTTTTTGGAGCACGGTTTCGCGATCACGGTGGTCGAGACGGAATATCGCTCAATCGGCGTCGACACGATGGAGGACCTTGAACGCGCCCGGAAGATGTTTGGGCAATAG
- a CDS encoding SGNH/GDSL hydrolase family protein, which translates to MRIPLLVSRPCALGFALLAIAGPLLGALPEVTPGSKPFTIKVSAGTVEIDGQSVSVQPTTVTLAPQKSENKSVTAMTPDNYNPAWDNWLPWPGQNPKKNKNGAITYAPRSDENGVLILGQPYRQYPLDSIVVTSEDGAKTFVQGEDYRVFELSGQVANLDNGLGQPGVGKVKVRYQEVLQRLDLIQVDTQGKVSVKEGKSRFVCPYLPEPNQGCAPLAGVYLAPWQSANEPLNAEFILPIDAQDPVAPVNPDAVAQTRAKLEKGEPVSIAYMGDSLTLGAEAGQWWSDDTKHWRGRFQHTLKARYPDADISEIKAWQGGKGTEFGLQALKQTVLPAKPDLLIIMMGINDADGPSDGSRAKVDHQLYKQHIEDIVLAARQADIEVILMTSMQPYPMKPGGHADRWPDYVSAQHELATKHGVGLADTYAEWLNLQHRGIPPYSQLHNWNNHPGEFGHGVMADVPLRFFPGN; encoded by the coding sequence ATGAGAATCCCCCTCCTCGTTTCACGCCCCTGCGCCTTGGGCTTCGCCCTGCTGGCAATCGCTGGCCCGCTACTCGGCGCATTGCCGGAGGTTACGCCCGGCAGTAAACCTTTCACGATCAAGGTCAGCGCGGGCACGGTGGAAATTGACGGCCAGAGCGTCTCCGTCCAGCCGACTACCGTTACCCTTGCCCCGCAGAAGTCGGAAAATAAATCGGTCACTGCCATGACCCCGGACAACTACAATCCCGCATGGGATAACTGGCTGCCCTGGCCCGGGCAAAACCCGAAGAAGAATAAAAACGGCGCGATCACCTACGCCCCGCGTTCCGACGAAAACGGCGTGCTCATCCTCGGCCAGCCCTATCGACAATACCCGCTGGACAGCATCGTCGTGACGTCTGAGGACGGGGCGAAAACCTTCGTGCAGGGTGAGGATTACCGTGTTTTTGAGCTGAGCGGCCAGGTCGCTAATCTCGATAACGGCCTTGGCCAACCCGGCGTGGGCAAGGTCAAGGTCCGCTACCAAGAGGTGCTGCAACGCCTGGACCTGATCCAAGTCGACACCCAAGGCAAGGTAAGCGTCAAGGAGGGCAAGTCGCGCTTTGTCTGCCCGTATCTGCCCGAGCCCAACCAAGGTTGCGCGCCGCTGGCCGGGGTTTACCTGGCCCCCTGGCAATCGGCCAACGAGCCGCTGAACGCGGAGTTCATTTTACCCATCGACGCCCAGGACCCCGTGGCACCGGTCAACCCGGACGCCGTCGCCCAGACCCGTGCCAAACTGGAAAAGGGAGAACCGGTTTCCATCGCCTACATGGGCGACAGCCTGACCCTCGGTGCCGAGGCTGGCCAATGGTGGAGCGACGACACCAAGCACTGGCGCGGGCGTTTCCAGCACACGCTGAAAGCCCGCTACCCAGACGCCGACATCAGCGAGATCAAGGCCTGGCAAGGCGGCAAAGGCACGGAGTTTGGCCTGCAAGCGCTCAAGCAAACCGTGCTGCCCGCCAAGCCGGACCTACTCATCATCATGATGGGCATCAACGACGCCGACGGCCCGTCCGACGGCAGCCGCGCCAAGGTGGATCATCAACTATACAAGCAGCACATCGAGGACATCGTCTTGGCAGCGCGTCAGGCCGACATCGAAGTCATTTTGATGACCAGCATGCAGCCCTACCCGATGAAGCCTGGTGGCCACGCCGACCGTTGGCCGGACTACGTCTCCGCGCAGCACGAGCTCGCCACCAAGCACGGCGTTGGGCTGGCCGACACCTACGCCGAATGGCTCAACCTCCAGCATCGCGGCATCCCGCCCTACTCTCAGCTTCACAATTGGAACAACCACCCTGGCGAGTTCGGCCACGGCGTCATGGCCGACGTCCCCCTGCGCTTTTTCCCGGGCAACTGA
- a CDS encoding SLC13 family permease, with amino-acid sequence MSDTTDSASLRRRLGLIAGPLAFFILLLIPTPEGMSADGQKVAAIAALMAIWWVTEAIPIPATSLLPIALFPTLKIMSAADATAPFANHLIFLFMGGFMIAIAMQRWNLHRRIALLIIKLIGFSPSRLVLGFMVATAVLSAFVSNTATAVMMMPIGVAIISQATEEIAALKIDVPEKAMNAFGINLMLGIAYAASIGGIATIIGTPPNTVLANYLQSTYGYEITFGKWLMVGGPLVIIFIPLTWLWLTKVANSMKGLELPNSDGIIKDELAKLGGLSKGERYTLIVFVLTAVAWIVRGFLNDLLPPEIYEHISFVSDSTIAMAGAIALFCIPVDLKKCEFVLTWEAAAKLPWGVLVLFGGGLSLAAGFKESGLSAWTIDQVSFLQGMPVIVLIFGLCLLVTFLTELTSNTATTNLLMPVLGGVAIGLGESPLLLLAPAAISASCAFMLPVATPPNAIVFGSGRLTIPDMMKSGFALNVMGVFLVTTLVYFILVPVFGIVIGELPEWVK; translated from the coding sequence ATGTCTGATACTACTGACTCCGCCAGTTTGCGGCGCCGACTCGGCCTGATTGCCGGGCCTCTTGCATTTTTCATTTTGCTCCTGATACCTACTCCCGAAGGCATGAGCGCCGACGGGCAAAAGGTGGCCGCGATTGCTGCGCTGATGGCGATCTGGTGGGTGACGGAGGCCATCCCAATTCCGGCGACGAGTTTGCTGCCGATTGCGCTTTTCCCGACGCTCAAGATTATGTCTGCTGCGGACGCCACCGCGCCCTTTGCCAACCACTTGATTTTCCTCTTCATGGGCGGCTTCATGATCGCCATTGCGATGCAGCGCTGGAACCTGCACCGGCGGATCGCACTGCTGATTATTAAGCTCATCGGCTTTTCGCCAAGTCGTCTGGTGCTGGGTTTCATGGTGGCGACGGCGGTGCTTTCCGCCTTCGTTTCCAACACCGCGACCGCCGTGATGATGATGCCCATTGGCGTAGCGATCATTTCGCAGGCGACAGAGGAAATTGCCGCGCTCAAAATCGACGTCCCCGAGAAAGCCATGAACGCCTTTGGCATTAACCTGATGCTCGGCATCGCTTACGCGGCCTCGATTGGCGGCATCGCAACGATCATCGGCACCCCGCCGAACACCGTGCTCGCGAACTACCTGCAGTCAACTTACGGCTACGAGATTACCTTCGGCAAATGGCTGATGGTTGGCGGCCCGCTGGTGATCATTTTCATCCCACTCACCTGGCTTTGGCTGACGAAGGTCGCCAACTCAATGAAGGGCCTGGAGCTGCCCAATAGCGATGGCATCATCAAAGACGAGCTCGCCAAGCTCGGCGGCCTGAGCAAGGGCGAGCGCTACACCCTGATCGTCTTCGTATTAACGGCGGTTGCTTGGATCGTGCGCGGCTTTTTGAACGATTTGCTGCCCCCTGAAATATATGAGCACATCAGCTTCGTCTCGGACTCCACCATCGCCATGGCGGGCGCTATCGCGCTGTTCTGCATTCCGGTTGATTTGAAAAAATGTGAGTTCGTCCTGACTTGGGAAGCCGCAGCCAAGCTGCCCTGGGGCGTGCTGGTTTTGTTTGGCGGCGGTCTGTCGCTGGCGGCTGGTTTTAAGGAATCCGGACTGAGCGCATGGACGATCGATCAGGTGAGTTTCCTGCAGGGCATGCCGGTCATCGTGCTGATCTTTGGCCTGTGCCTGCTGGTGACCTTCCTGACCGAGCTGACCTCGAACACCGCCACGACCAACCTGCTGATGCCGGTCCTTGGTGGGGTGGCGATTGGCCTCGGCGAAAGTCCGCTGCTGCTGCTGGCTCCGGCGGCGATTTCGGCCTCATGCGCGTTCATGCTTCCGGTGGCGACACCGCCGAATGCGATTGTGTTTGGCTCGGGCCGGTTGACGATCCCCGATATGATGAAGAGCGGTTTTGCGCTCAATGTGATGGGTGTGTTCCTGGTTACGACGCTCGTATATTTTATTCTGGTGCCGGTCTTTGGCATCGTCATCGGCGAGCTGCCTGAGTGGGTGAAATAA
- a CDS encoding leucine-rich repeat domain-containing protein: MLRLTCDWQGMIASMYLRAAGFAVVTLCASAASLSAARFGDFLYETQFGEAIITGYDGADGSVVIPAMINGQAVTEIALAAFSGQTNIVQIQLPESLLFIRDEAFQNCTSLTNIAIPAGVMEVGEAAFRGCTSLSEVKMAEGVSLLFESAFADCALVRVALPDSLQFVDPDVFAGNSGLAAVYFLGDAPTLSSDSLGAATTAYFFDDAIGFASPTWEYATGSTISTVNLGQSGRVATWLLTDHLDAAGLLENPDAAPQPPALSYAFNQAPGKPLFFDSFLDTDSNVFEFTYYAGQDGVSYQPMISSDLIRWGDTGVSVSPMDTSGFRTATVDYHGEPLFFNVQVTVSQ; encoded by the coding sequence GTGCTTCGTCTGACCTGCGATTGGCAAGGGATGATCGCGTCAATGTATCTTCGGGCGGCTGGCTTTGCCGTCGTGACTCTTTGCGCTTCGGCGGCTTCGCTAAGCGCGGCTCGCTTTGGCGACTTCCTTTATGAAACGCAATTTGGCGAGGCGATTATCACGGGCTACGATGGGGCCGACGGCAGTGTGGTGATCCCCGCAATGATCAACGGACAGGCGGTGACAGAGATCGCTTTGGCCGCATTCTCGGGCCAGACGAACATCGTACAAATTCAATTGCCGGAGAGCCTGCTGTTCATTCGCGATGAGGCTTTTCAAAACTGCACGTCCTTGACCAATATCGCCATCCCGGCTGGAGTCATGGAAGTAGGGGAGGCTGCTTTTCGTGGTTGCACGAGCCTGAGTGAGGTAAAGATGGCAGAAGGCGTTTCGTTGCTGTTTGAGTCGGCTTTCGCGGATTGCGCTCTGGTGCGCGTGGCTTTGCCCGACAGTTTGCAATTCGTGGACCCCGATGTTTTTGCGGGCAATAGCGGACTGGCCGCCGTCTATTTCCTGGGGGATGCGCCCACCTTGAGCAGCGACTCGCTGGGTGCCGCAACCACGGCTTATTTTTTTGACGACGCGATCGGCTTTGCGAGTCCGACTTGGGAGTACGCGACAGGCTCTACGATCAGCACAGTAAACCTCGGCCAGTCCGGCCGCGTTGCCACCTGGCTGTTGACGGATCACCTCGATGCAGCGGGCTTACTGGAGAATCCAGACGCGGCACCGCAACCGCCGGCATTGAGTTATGCGTTCAACCAGGCCCCGGGCAAGCCGTTGTTTTTCGACAGCTTTCTGGACACCGACAGCAATGTTTTCGAGTTCACCTATTATGCGGGTCAGGATGGTGTAAGTTATCAACCGATGATTTCATCGGATTTAATTCGATGGGGCGATACTGGCGTTTCGGTTAGTCCGATGGACACTTCAGGCTTCCGCACCGCGACCGTCGATTACCACGGTGAGCCACTGTTTTTCAACGTGCAGGTTACGGTATCTCAGTAG
- a CDS encoding choice-of-anchor I family protein, whose translation MKILSTALFSGLSLAALGAMPPMYAQAADSASTLTISAEDGMTVFVNDTGEAYDLSGLTIALEGISSGVQGDFQIEETTIIITLSDDKPGFTFGEGSSLPAGGKIVVHSTGAVSITSGYTTLAYSAGSKSAKTGSTGAPVKTPRVGATSYTLQVLHASDLEGGIDAIGRAPNFAALAQHFEENPGSADGTMILSAGDNIIPGPFFSASSDFSLEDDLRDAYESLFGISLTDGVEGSEIETRNGAIDITIMNIVGFDASAIGNHEFDLGSETLRDLIEEEFDNDRIDDPSNIVGPEIEWPGTTFPYLSANLDFSGDADLSGIVTSDILDGNAFAFDPADLNKFPQSQYNSTKIGKAAIFSVNGQNVGIVGATTQRLNVISSPSGTVVVGVNDNDMALLATQLQPVIDQVLLGLDGIAETADDVNKVILVTHLQQIALEEDLATRLTDVDVIIAGGSDTLLADANDTLRPGDVADDVYPVQVTDINGDTTLIVSTDGEYSYLGRLNVPFDTDGLVVVNDLDDSINGPVASTDAMVQNLWGDLTAPFAAGTRGGLVKALVDEVEGIVLAQDGNIYGYTAEYLVGDRELVRTQETNLGNLTADANLWKALQSDPEVVISFKNGGGIRTPIGVVDGITGELLPPQGNPAASKPVGAISELDVANVLRFNNGLVTFTLSGQDLLEVLEYAVSRSFAGRTEGRFPQISGMQFSYYPVIDSNDNGEYDAGIDTPAMIRSIALMGLNGRVTRVIYDDGAFVDSAATEEFKMVTLNFLAGGGDGYPFADLQSDLVDLEIGEVEALQEYLTSNFGTAGLAYSQPEMDPTQDARIQNLDERYDSVGNDIPVAPAGALRLTPVATFNSGLFDEAGAEIVAYHAGTQRLFVVSSAASAAEIRVLDASNPSSGELPQINAIVAPQPNFEPNSVDTFTGALGDAVAIAWSDESGVAGRGVVTLHNPSTLAMIGSPITVGFLPDMLTFTADGNQLVVANEGEMVGSDNPEGSVSIIDFSGSFAVATHTEVTFDRWNRREDVLRSRGVLLTQIDAGLAENVAQDLEPEYVAISPDGETAWVGLQEANAVAIIDLKRYAVRNILPLGTINYGMIPLDASDRDEGEDDEPINVTFEPGLYGLPQPDAIAFVEFEGMSYLLTANEGDARDFEELRFKDIGDAGETTYVFDPAVISTLAPLQENDQLGRLEINLVASDLDKDGDIDVPMVFGGRSMSVYEAPVVGRFRQVGGTSANGNNDLDEFTASIFPNVFHSNNDDNDSLESRSDAKGVEPEALTVAEIDGQTYAFLGLERQSAIMIYNVTDPRTPQFVAYVSNRNYMVDADTEEAGDLGPEGIEFIPASDSPLGVPTIAVANEISGTVTLYSIESGI comes from the coding sequence ATGAAAATCCTCTCGACTGCACTATTTTCAGGCCTGTCTCTGGCAGCCCTGGGCGCGATGCCACCGATGTATGCGCAAGCCGCGGATTCTGCTTCGACGCTCACCATTAGCGCCGAAGACGGAATGACCGTTTTTGTCAACGACACTGGAGAAGCCTATGATCTCTCCGGCCTGACAATCGCCTTGGAGGGCATCTCCTCCGGCGTTCAGGGCGACTTCCAGATCGAAGAAACCACGATCATCATCACCCTGAGTGACGACAAGCCGGGCTTCACGTTCGGTGAAGGTTCCTCGCTGCCCGCCGGCGGCAAGATCGTGGTTCACTCCACGGGTGCCGTCTCTATCACCAGCGGCTACACAACGCTCGCTTACTCCGCAGGCAGCAAGTCCGCCAAGACGGGCTCGACTGGCGCACCGGTTAAGACTCCGCGTGTTGGCGCGACCTCTTACACGCTGCAAGTCCTGCACGCTTCCGACCTCGAAGGTGGCATCGACGCTATCGGCCGTGCGCCGAACTTCGCGGCGCTTGCCCAGCACTTCGAAGAAAACCCCGGTAGCGCCGACGGCACGATGATCCTTTCCGCGGGTGACAACATTATCCCCGGTCCGTTCTTTAGTGCCTCCAGTGACTTCTCACTTGAGGACGACCTGCGCGACGCCTACGAGTCCCTCTTTGGCATTTCCCTGACTGACGGTGTCGAAGGCAGCGAAATCGAAACCCGCAATGGTGCAATCGATATCACGATCATGAACATCGTTGGCTTCGATGCATCCGCCATCGGTAACCACGAGTTCGACCTCGGCTCCGAGACCCTGCGCGACCTGATCGAAGAAGAATTCGACAACGACCGCATCGACGATCCGTCCAACATCGTGGGCCCGGAAATCGAATGGCCCGGCACGACCTTCCCGTATCTTTCGGCCAACCTCGACTTCTCCGGTGACGCCGACTTGAGCGGCATCGTAACGAGCGACATCCTCGACGGCAACGCCTTCGCCTTCGATCCGGCAGACCTGAACAAGTTCCCGCAAAGCCAATACAACTCCACCAAGATTGGCAAAGCCGCGATCTTCTCCGTGAACGGTCAGAACGTCGGCATCGTCGGCGCGACGACTCAGCGCCTGAATGTCATTTCTTCGCCGTCCGGCACGGTTGTGGTTGGTGTTAATGACAACGACATGGCCTTGCTTGCCACGCAGCTTCAGCCCGTCATTGACCAGGTGCTGCTCGGCCTCGACGGCATCGCAGAAACCGCTGACGACGTGAACAAGGTCATCCTCGTGACCCACCTTCAGCAAATCGCGTTGGAAGAGGACCTCGCCACCCGTCTGACGGATGTCGACGTGATTATCGCCGGTGGTTCGGACACGCTTCTGGCCGACGCCAACGACACGCTTCGCCCCGGTGATGTGGCCGACGATGTTTACCCGGTTCAAGTCACGGACATCAACGGTGACACCACACTGATCGTCAGCACCGACGGCGAATACAGCTACCTTGGCCGCTTGAACGTGCCGTTCGACACCGACGGCTTGGTCGTGGTTAATGACCTCGATGACAGCATCAACGGCCCGGTTGCATCGACCGACGCCATGGTGCAAAACCTCTGGGGTGACCTCACCGCTCCCTTCGCTGCTGGCACACGTGGTGGTCTCGTGAAGGCACTCGTCGACGAAGTCGAAGGCATCGTGCTGGCGCAAGATGGCAACATCTACGGCTACACCGCTGAATACCTGGTGGGTGACCGCGAGCTCGTCCGCACGCAGGAAACCAACCTCGGTAACCTCACCGCTGACGCCAATCTTTGGAAGGCGCTACAAAGCGATCCGGAAGTCGTCATCTCCTTCAAGAACGGTGGCGGCATCCGCACCCCGATTGGCGTGGTTGACGGCATCACCGGCGAGCTCCTTCCGCCGCAAGGCAACCCGGCAGCAAGCAAGCCGGTTGGCGCAATCTCCGAGCTGGACGTCGCCAACGTGCTGCGTTTCAACAACGGCTTGGTGACCTTCACACTCTCCGGTCAGGACCTCCTTGAGGTGCTCGAGTATGCGGTTTCCCGCAGCTTCGCTGGCCGCACCGAAGGCCGCTTCCCACAGATCAGCGGCATGCAGTTCTCCTACTATCCGGTGATCGATAGCAACGATAACGGCGAGTATGACGCCGGCATCGACACGCCGGCCATGATCCGCTCCATCGCACTGATGGGCCTCAACGGTCGCGTAACCCGCGTCATCTATGACGACGGTGCCTTCGTGGACAGCGCTGCCACGGAAGAGTTCAAGATGGTTACCCTTAACTTCCTCGCTGGCGGTGGTGACGGTTATCCCTTCGCCGATCTGCAGAGTGACCTCGTCGACCTTGAGATCGGTGAAGTCGAAGCCCTTCAGGAATACCTGACCAGCAACTTCGGCACGGCAGGCCTCGCCTACAGCCAGCCGGAAATGGACCCGACTCAGGACGCCCGCATCCAGAACCTCGATGAGCGTTACGACTCCGTCGGCAACGACATCCCGGTTGCTCCGGCCGGTGCTCTGCGCCTGACTCCGGTGGCCACCTTTAATTCCGGTCTCTTTGATGAAGCCGGTGCCGAAATCGTCGCTTACCACGCAGGCACACAGCGCCTCTTCGTGGTTAGCAGCGCCGCCTCCGCCGCAGAGATCCGCGTCCTCGACGCCAGCAATCCGTCCAGCGGCGAGCTACCGCAGATCAACGCGATTGTCGCGCCTCAGCCAAACTTCGAGCCGAACAGCGTCGACACCTTCACCGGTGCCCTTGGTGACGCAGTGGCAATTGCCTGGTCCGACGAGTCCGGTGTTGCTGGCCGTGGTGTCGTGACGCTGCACAACCCGAGCACGCTGGCCATGATCGGTAGCCCGATCACCGTCGGCTTCCTGCCCGACATGCTCACCTTCACCGCCGATGGTAACCAGCTCGTCGTGGCCAACGAAGGTGAAATGGTTGGCTCTGACAATCCGGAAGGCTCCGTGTCGATCATCGACTTCAGCGGCAGCTTCGCCGTGGCAACCCATACCGAAGTTACCTTCGATCGCTGGAATCGCCGCGAGGATGTTCTCCGCTCACGCGGTGTTCTGCTGACGCAAATTGACGCCGGCCTCGCCGAGAACGTGGCTCAAGACCTCGAGCCGGAATACGTGGCCATCTCGCCGGACGGTGAGACTGCCTGGGTTGGCCTGCAAGAAGCCAACGCGGTAGCCATCATCGACCTCAAGCGTTACGCAGTGCGCAATATCCTGCCGCTTGGCACGATCAACTACGGTATGATTCCGCTCGATGCCAGCGACCGCGACGAAGGCGAAGACGACGAGCCGATCAACGTCACCTTCGAGCCCGGCCTTTACGGTCTGCCCCAGCCCGACGCGATCGCGTTTGTCGAATTCGAAGGCATGAGCTACCTGCTCACCGCCAACGAAGGTGACGCCCGCGACTTCGAAGAGCTCCGCTTCAAGGATATCGGCGACGCTGGTGAAACCACCTACGTCTTCGACCCAGCCGTTATTAGTACGCTGGCCCCGCTTCAGGAAAACGACCAACTCGGCCGCCTCGAAATCAACCTCGTGGCATCCGACCTCGATAAGGATGGCGACATCGATGTGCCGATGGTCTTCGGTGGCCGGTCCATGTCGGTTTACGAAGCCCCGGTTGTCGGTCGCTTCCGTCAGGTTGGTGGCACCAGCGCCAACGGCAACAACGACCTCGACGAGTTCACCGCGTCGATCTTCCCGAATGTCTTCCACTCCAACAACGACGACAACGACTCCCTCGAGTCGCGCTCGGACGCCAAGGGTGTGGAGCCGGAAGCATTAACCGTTGCCGAAATCGACGGCCAGACCTACGCGTTTCTCGGCCTCGAGCGCCAGAGCGCCATCATGATCTACAATGTCACCGACCCGCGCACGCCTCAGTTCGTGGCCTACGTCAGCAACCGTAACTACATGGTTGACGCAGACACCGAAGAAGCAGGCGACCTCGGCCCGGAAGGCATCGAGTTCATCCCGGCGTCCGACTCCCCACTGGGCGTTCCGACCATCGCGGTTGCCAACGAAATCAGCGGCACGGTCACGCTCTACAGCATCGAGTCCGGCATCTAA
- a CDS encoding PEP-CTERM sorting domain-containing protein: MKNILLLASAALVAPLASAGIITLDPIAGSFTTGPLAGIDISGFIVVNDNGVTTGTADTNPLTTGDGSIDDMGWQFNAGGLVFFDLFDDLDPFITFDMGMITGIDYFGSNLNGEFLDITYDAYQPDLSKAIAVQFEDSNGNISTGTLALPVNVPEPTTYALIAGFGVLTLAYVRRRRQA, translated from the coding sequence ATGAAAAACATCCTGTTACTTGCGTCGGCCGCCTTGGTCGCGCCTTTGGCCTCGGCCGGGATTATCACACTGGATCCGATTGCAGGAAGCTTCACCACTGGCCCCTTGGCTGGTATCGACATCAGCGGCTTCATCGTCGTCAACGACAACGGCGTCACTACCGGCACGGCGGACACCAATCCGCTGACCACCGGCGATGGTTCCATCGATGATATGGGCTGGCAGTTCAATGCCGGCGGCCTGGTCTTCTTTGATCTGTTCGATGATCTCGACCCGTTCATCACCTTTGATATGGGGATGATCACCGGCATCGATTACTTTGGCTCCAACTTGAACGGCGAGTTCCTGGACATCACCTATGATGCCTACCAGCCGGACCTCTCCAAGGCCATTGCGGTGCAGTTTGAAGACAGCAACGGTAACATCTCCACTGGCACGCTCGCGTTGCCGGTCAATGTGCCTGAGCCAACGACCTATGCGCTGATCGCCGGCTTTGGTGTCCTGACGCTCGCTTACGTGCGTCGCCGCCGCCAAGCCTAA